The Xanthomonas indica sequence GATGAAACCCGATGCGCTGCTGGTCAATACCAGCCGCGCCGAACTGCTCGCCCCCGGCGCGCTGCTGGCGGCGCTGGACGCCGGCCGCCCTGGGCAGGCGGCGTTGGACGTGTTCGAACAGGAGCCGGTGCTGGATCCGCAGCATCCGCTCCTACGGCATCCGCGCGTGCTGGCGACGCCGCACCTGGGCTACGTCGAACAGGCCAGCTACGACCTGTATTTCGGCACGGCCTTCGACAACGTGCTGGCCTTCGCCGCCGGCACGCCACAGCGCCTGGCCAATCCCGAGGTGCTGAGCGCCCGCGGCTGAGCGGCGGACCGCCTTCGTACAAGCGGGCGCGCGCGGCGCGCCAGGCGACGGCGCGCCGCGACCGGCTCAGGAACCGGACGCCGGGGCCGGTTCGGGCCTGTTGGTTGCCGGCTTGGCCGCGTCGGGCTTGGCCGGTTCCGCTGCCGGCGGCTTCGCCGGAGCCTGCTTCGGCGCCGCGCCCGCCGGCTTGTGCGCCGGCTTGGCCTTGCCCTTGCCGGCCGGGGCCGCCGCAGCGGCCCGCGCCACGGCGCCGGGCTGCTTCAGTTCGGCCAGCGCCTGCGCGATCGGGCCATCGCCCGGCAGCACATCGCCGGCGGTGTAGCCCTCGGCGCCCTCGTCGTCGCCATGCAGGTGGCCCGGCAGGGTCGCTTCGCTGTAGTCGGCGATCGCGGCCGGCTTGTCGGCGTCGTCCGCGCTCGCCTCCGGGTGCAGCACCACGTCGGGCACGATGCCGCTGGCCTGGATCGACTTGCCGCTCGGCGTGTAGTAGCGCGCCGTGGTGAGCTTGACCGAGTCGCCGTTGTCCAGAGGCAGCACGGTCTGCACCGAGCCCTTGCCGAAGGTGCGGCTGCCGACGATGCGCGCGCGCTTGTTGTCGCGCAGCGCGCCGGCCAGCACTTCCGAGGCGCTGGCCGAACCGGCGTCCACCAGCACCACCATCGGCGCGCCGTTGAGCAGATCGCCGGGGGTGGCGTCGAACTTGGAATCGCTGACCGAGATGCGCCCGCGGGTGCTGACGATGGTGCCCTTGTCGAGCACGTCGTCGGCCACCTGCACCGCCGCGGTCAGCAGGCCGCCCGGGTTGCTGCGCAGGTCCAGCACCAACCCACGCAGCTTGCCGCCGGCCTGCGCCTGCAACTGCTGCAGCTGCTTGTGGAAATCGGCGCCGGTGTCGGCCTGGAAGGTGCTGATGCGGATGTAGCCGTAGCCCGGTTCGAGCATGCGGCTGCGCACGCTGGCCACACGGATGGTCTGCCGGGTCAGGGTCACGTCGAACGGCTTGTCGACCTTGTCGCGGGCGATGGTCAGCACGACCTTGCTGCCCGACTCGCCGCGCAGCGGCTCCATCGCCTTGACCGCGCTGATCGGCT is a genomic window containing:
- a CDS encoding S41 family peptidase, whose protein sequence is MRVVLSAALLLALAPLPSMAQRAETQTPTAPAASADDPDATESASTKVPLDEIRRYVAVYNAVKEAYVDPVDDKKLMQSAIRGLLLDLDPHSTYFSKEDAEAFDEQTSGAYDGIGVELLQLPDNTLKVVSPIDDTPAARAGLRSGDIIIAIDGKPISAVKAMEPLRGESGSKVVLTIARDKVDKPFDVTLTRQTIRVASVRSRMLEPGYGYIRISTFQADTGADFHKQLQQLQAQAGGKLRGLVLDLRSNPGGLLTAAVQVADDVLDKGTIVSTRGRISVSDSKFDATPGDLLNGAPMVVLVDAGSASASEVLAGALRDNKRARIVGSRTFGKGSVQTVLPLDNGDSVKLTTARYYTPSGKSIQASGIVPDVVLHPEASADDADKPAAIADYSEATLPGHLHGDDEGAEGYTAGDVLPGDGPIAQALAELKQPGAVARAAAAAPAGKGKAKPAHKPAGAAPKQAPAKPPAAEPAKPDAAKPATNRPEPAPASGS